A DNA window from Acidimicrobiales bacterium contains the following coding sequences:
- a CDS encoding SRPBCC family protein, protein MSRVRVSTIIDAPPRRVWAAVREIHSHVDWMEDAVAIRYTSAGHEGVGTTFDCETKVGPFRLTDRMEVTEWSEGRAMGIRHVGLVQGTGRFTVRRARRGRTRFTWDERLLFPWWMGGAPGSMVAAPVLRRIWRRNLSNLKRRIEGPRCPPLSAGRRR, encoded by the coding sequence ATGAGCCGAGTCCGGGTCAGCACGATCATCGACGCCCCGCCCCGGCGGGTGTGGGCGGCGGTGCGCGAGATCCATTCGCACGTCGACTGGATGGAGGACGCCGTCGCCATCCGGTACACGTCCGCCGGCCACGAAGGCGTCGGGACCACGTTCGACTGCGAGACCAAGGTCGGGCCGTTCCGCCTCACCGACCGCATGGAGGTCACCGAGTGGAGCGAGGGCCGGGCCATGGGCATCCGTCACGTGGGCCTGGTTCAGGGAACCGGACGGTTCACGGTGCGCCGCGCCCGCCGGGGCCGCACCCGCTTCACGTGGGACGAGCGCCTGCTCTTCCCGTGGTGGATGGGTGGGGCGCCGGGCTCGATGGTGGCGGCACCCGTGCTCCGACGCATCTGGCGGCGCAACCTGTCGAACCTGAAACGCCGGATCGAGGGGCCTCGGTGCCCGCCGCTCAGTGCAGGTCGCCGGCGATAA
- a CDS encoding DUF3536 domain-containing protein: MAPSLVVHAHFYQPPRENPWTEQLSREPSAAPFHDWNARIDAECYRPNGVARVFDDAGRVVDIVNNYEHVSFDVGPTLLSWLEVHDPETYGRIIAADARTHGGMAQGWGHVILPLANERDMRTQVRWGLIDFEHRFGRPAEGMWLPEAAVDDRVMAVLAEEGVAFTILAPGQARRVRPLGSGPRSWTSVEGGRVDTARPYRWLHPDGSGRGVDVVFYDGGLSHAIAFELGTLSSQGLLDRVTHDRHDGLVTIAADGETFGHHQRWGERLAAHALSVEAPGRGVEVTNVSAHLRRNPPAHEVDVFLSSWSCAHGVGRWREDCGCSTGGQPGWQQRWRAPLRHALDDLRDRLGEVFDRRGGAVLRNPWAARDDYLRVFLGAVTREEFADDHVIGDPVEAFTLLEAQRNAMAMYTSCGWFFNDLAGLETVQILRYAARVMDHLTELGEDPREEAFLDVLDKAESNVPEEGSGRDVWHRHVLPARVDADRAVANLALVELLERRPPSRTVGAYAVKVLDHVRSDRGGVSLCSGRVVLTHLRTGRRSEHVYAALHLGALEVLGSTRRADAMADAAALSFLRGSFQHGASVTTLLRLLSDGFGPGEFDLTSALPDAAEHIVEGAARTLAERFTAAYERLFDDHRKTIDVLAAANYPFPPELRAPSELVLARRLEAEVLAQQGSVDPSDYQRAVALAREARAAGFAVGTPRSRAVVGRLLESATERAVRGGPNAQRGVDAALALLRISDDLGLDGPWERAQELVHDALRHHSVPDPGLAELAVALGLAPEERAR, encoded by the coding sequence ATGGCCCCGAGCCTGGTGGTGCACGCCCACTTCTACCAACCGCCCCGGGAGAACCCGTGGACGGAGCAGCTCTCACGCGAGCCCTCTGCAGCGCCGTTCCACGACTGGAACGCCCGGATCGACGCCGAGTGCTACCGGCCCAACGGCGTGGCACGGGTGTTCGACGACGCCGGCCGGGTGGTCGACATCGTCAACAACTACGAGCACGTCTCCTTCGACGTCGGCCCCACGTTGCTGTCGTGGCTGGAGGTGCACGACCCCGAGACGTACGGGCGCATCATCGCGGCCGACGCCCGAACGCACGGCGGGATGGCCCAAGGGTGGGGCCACGTCATCCTGCCCCTGGCCAACGAGCGGGACATGCGCACGCAGGTGCGATGGGGTCTCATCGACTTCGAGCACCGGTTCGGCCGGCCGGCGGAGGGGATGTGGCTGCCCGAGGCGGCGGTGGACGACCGGGTCATGGCCGTCCTGGCCGAGGAGGGCGTGGCCTTCACCATCCTCGCCCCCGGGCAGGCCCGGCGGGTCCGGCCCCTCGGCAGCGGGCCCCGGTCGTGGACGAGCGTGGAGGGCGGCCGGGTCGACACGGCGCGACCCTACCGGTGGCTGCACCCCGACGGCTCGGGCCGGGGCGTCGACGTCGTCTTCTACGACGGCGGGTTGTCGCACGCCATCGCCTTCGAGCTCGGGACCTTGTCGAGCCAGGGCCTGCTCGACCGCGTCACCCACGACCGCCATGACGGTCTCGTCACCATCGCGGCCGACGGCGAGACCTTCGGGCACCACCAGCGATGGGGTGAGCGGCTGGCCGCCCACGCCCTGTCCGTGGAGGCCCCTGGTCGAGGCGTCGAGGTCACCAACGTGTCCGCCCATCTCCGCCGCAACCCTCCGGCGCACGAGGTGGACGTGTTCCTCAGCTCGTGGTCGTGCGCCCACGGGGTCGGTCGCTGGCGGGAGGACTGCGGCTGCTCGACCGGCGGGCAGCCCGGCTGGCAGCAGCGCTGGCGGGCGCCGCTGCGCCATGCCCTCGACGACCTGCGCGACCGCCTCGGCGAGGTGTTCGACCGGCGCGGCGGCGCGGTGCTCCGCAATCCGTGGGCTGCCCGCGACGACTACCTCCGGGTCTTCCTCGGTGCCGTGACCCGCGAGGAGTTCGCCGACGACCACGTGATCGGTGACCCGGTGGAGGCATTCACCCTGCTCGAGGCGCAGCGCAACGCCATGGCCATGTACACCTCGTGCGGCTGGTTCTTCAACGATCTGGCCGGCCTGGAGACCGTGCAGATCCTCCGGTACGCGGCGCGGGTGATGGACCACCTGACCGAGCTGGGCGAGGATCCGAGGGAGGAGGCGTTCCTCGACGTGCTCGACAAGGCCGAGAGCAACGTGCCCGAGGAGGGAAGCGGCCGCGACGTGTGGCACCGCCACGTCCTTCCCGCACGCGTCGACGCCGATCGGGCGGTCGCCAACCTGGCTCTCGTCGAGCTGCTGGAGCGTCGCCCGCCATCGCGCACGGTGGGTGCGTACGCCGTGAAGGTGCTCGACCACGTCCGCTCCGACCGCGGTGGAGTGTCGCTGTGCTCCGGCAGGGTCGTGCTCACCCACCTGCGCACCGGGCGGAGGAGCGAGCACGTCTACGCCGCCCTGCACCTCGGCGCCCTCGAGGTCCTGGGCTCGACCAGGCGGGCCGACGCGATGGCCGACGCCGCCGCTCTGTCGTTCCTGCGCGGGTCATTCCAGCACGGCGCGTCGGTGACGACGCTGCTGCGTCTGCTGAGCGACGGGTTCGGGCCGGGCGAGTTCGACCTCACGTCGGCGCTGCCCGACGCCGCCGAGCACATCGTCGAGGGCGCGGCCAGGACGCTGGCCGAGCGCTTCACGGCCGCATACGAGCGGCTCTTCGACGACCACCGCAAGACCATCGACGTGCTGGCGGCGGCGAACTATCCCTTCCCGCCCGAGCTCCGCGCCCCGTCCGAGCTCGTGCTGGCCCGCCGCCTGGAGGCCGAGGTGTTGGCGCAGCAAGGATCCGTCGACCCGTCGGACTACCAGCGGGCGGTCGCGCTGGCCCGCGAGGCGCGCGCCGCCGGGTTCGCAGTGGGGACGCCGAGATCGCGCGCCGTCGTCGGCCGGCTCCTCGAGAGCGCGACCGAGCGGGCCGTGCGGGGAGGGCCCAACGCCCAGCGCGGCGTCGATGCCGCCCTTGCCCTCCTCCGGATCTCCGACGATCTCGGCCTCGACGGCCCGTGGGAGCGGGCCCAGGAGCTGGTTCACGACGCTCTGCGGCACCACTCCGTGCCCGATCCCGGGCTGGCCGAGCTGGCCGTCGCCCTGGGCCTCGCCCCTGAGGAGCGGGCCCGGTAG